In Candidatus Vicinibacter proximus, the genomic stretch CCTGGCTAAAGAACAGATCCTTTTGGATAAAAGCTTCGATACCTTAAACTATAAATTGGTTTACACCCAACCATGGCCCCTGGCACTGGTGAAATTTTTATCTATTGGCTTGCTAGCCGTTCAAAGTGCAAAGTATTTAGTAAGCGCGGAACTTAGGAGAAATGCACTTTTTAAGGAATATTTAGGTACACTTGCAGGATTTATTTTCTCCTGGATCGGTGTATGGTATATTCAACCCAGGATAAAAAAAATAATGGAAATTTAAAACCAAATTGAAGTAACTTCTTTTCAGACAATTTAATTGCTCGTCGCAGTTACAAACTGCGATGATGTAGAATTGCAGCATTTCTAATCCGGCTTGTTATTTCAATTGCAGATGAACGAAAAACAACATCTGTTTGATCCGTCATCCTTATTGCATTAAAAGTTGCAAACTTTATGGCGTATTGTTCCGCAGTTGCAGACCGCGCAATCCACCTCGCATAAAATCTATAGATGAATTATTTAAAATTCAAGCTAAAAAATCATTATCCAGATACCATACATAACAATCCTTCAGTGTCTCTGCCAATGGCCTGGCATGAAAATTAATTTCCTGAACCGCTTTTGATTTTGAAATTTGAATGGGCGGATGAAGCAAGGTATCTATGGATTCCCGGGTATAAAGTGGAGCTGTTCCTGACAAAGCTGCATACACCCTGATAAATGGTAAACCAATACGCGCCACTTGTTTTGAGAAGACCGGATAGTATTTTTTTCGGTCACTGATTTCAGCACACATCTCCGCAATTTCTTCCACACTGGCCCAGGTACCTGAAAAAATATATCTTCGAGCATTCAGCGTTTGTTCCCGATTGGAAGATAACTGAATGATCGTTGAAATTCCCTGCACCACATCCCTTACATCCACCCAATCAAATCCACCTTTTATCAATGCAGGTAGTTTGCCGGTAAGTAATTTTCTTAAGAACACACCACTGTATGAATTAAAATAATCGTGAGGACCAATGACTGCTGTAGGATGTATGACATAGGCATCCAATCCTTCCATTAACCCTCTTCTAATCTCTTCATCTCCTAGGACTTTGGAATAATCATAAGCCATGCCATGAGGCTTAGCAGATGGACTGAGTTCATTCACTACTGGACCTGATGCTGCCAAATCAAATGCATGAATGGAACTTAAATGTATCAACTTTCTAACGTCCTTCTCCAGGCAAGAGTTGACTATATTTGCCACCCC encodes the following:
- a CDS encoding NAD-dependent epimerase/dehydratase family protein — translated: MHITVTGSTGHIGNNLVRLLCSQGHQVRAAIRTNEKSFVLEGLPVEQIVGDILVPDFCNRICKDTDVVVHTAALISIDGDPHGLVHKTNTIGVANIVNSCLEKDVRKLIHLSSIHAFDLAASGPVVNELSPSAKPHGMAYDYSKVLGDEEIRRGLMEGLDAYVIHPTAVIGPHDYFNSYSGVFLRKLLTGKLPALIKGGFDWVDVRDVVQGISTIIQLSSNREQTLNARRYIFSGTWASVEEIAEMCAEISDRKKYYPVFSKQVARIGLPFIRVYAALSGTAPLYTRESIDTLLHPPIQISKSKAVQEINFHARPLAETLKDCYVWYLDNDFLA